A region of Streptomyces sp. NBC_01750 DNA encodes the following proteins:
- a CDS encoding PP2C family protein-serine/threonine phosphatase — protein MVWESATDYEAVFHALPSAVALLNPQMVYADANEEYLRLSGRTREQLIGLHLFDVFPDNPGDPDASGMRNLKASLLRVVESGSRDSMALQRYDVEAADGPGVFEERYWSPVNAPVLGPDGQVVLIVHRVEEVTELINARTRDGRARSSRGGDRHRLMEAELYTRARELQEVNERLRQAHARERQVALALQEAMLPAPRPVGHHRVAVRYRPAVGALNVCGDWYDLAELSGDRIAVAVGDVVGHGLPAAGVMGQLRSALSAAVRVADGPATALDVVGQYARSVDGAESTTAVQAIVDWDSHTITYSSAGHLPPALLHPDGLVEFLDRATDPPLGARPEHIPHPQAAAAFTDGATLVLYTDGLIERRDEDIDTGLARLADCLTRHPTADADSLADRLLSTLIPPGGNTDDTALVVIRL, from the coding sequence ATGGTGTGGGAATCCGCGACCGACTATGAGGCCGTTTTCCATGCCTTGCCCAGCGCCGTGGCGCTGCTCAATCCGCAGATGGTGTACGCCGACGCCAACGAGGAGTACCTGCGGTTGTCGGGCCGCACCCGGGAACAGCTGATCGGTCTCCATCTGTTCGACGTCTTCCCGGATAATCCCGGCGACCCCGACGCGTCCGGCATGCGCAACCTGAAAGCGTCACTGCTGCGGGTGGTGGAGTCGGGTTCGCGCGACAGCATGGCGCTGCAACGCTACGACGTCGAGGCAGCTGATGGGCCCGGCGTGTTCGAGGAACGGTACTGGAGCCCGGTCAACGCCCCCGTCCTCGGTCCGGACGGGCAGGTGGTGCTGATCGTGCACCGGGTGGAGGAAGTCACCGAGCTCATCAACGCCCGCACCCGTGACGGACGCGCCCGCTCTTCCCGAGGAGGAGACCGCCACCGGCTGATGGAGGCGGAACTCTACACCCGCGCCCGGGAACTGCAGGAGGTCAACGAACGACTGCGCCAGGCACACGCCCGCGAACGGCAGGTCGCCCTCGCCCTGCAGGAAGCGATGCTGCCCGCACCGCGACCGGTCGGCCATCACCGGGTGGCGGTGCGCTACCGGCCCGCCGTCGGCGCTCTGAACGTGTGCGGCGACTGGTACGACCTGGCCGAACTGTCCGGCGACCGCATCGCTGTCGCCGTCGGCGACGTCGTCGGCCACGGCCTGCCCGCGGCCGGCGTCATGGGACAGCTGCGCAGCGCCCTCAGCGCGGCCGTACGCGTTGCCGACGGACCCGCTACGGCGCTCGATGTAGTCGGCCAGTACGCCCGCTCCGTCGACGGCGCCGAGTCCACCACAGCGGTCCAGGCCATCGTCGACTGGGACAGCCACACCATTACCTACAGCAGCGCAGGACACCTGCCGCCTGCGCTGCTCCATCCCGATGGCCTGGTCGAATTTCTCGACCGGGCCACCGACCCCCCACTCGGCGCCCGCCCCGAACACATCCCCCACCCCCAGGCCGCCGCCGCCTTCACCGACGGCGCCACCCTCGTGCTCTATACCGATGGACTGATCGAACGCCGCGATGAGGACATCGACACCGGACTCGCCCGCCTCGCCGACTGCCTCACCCGGCATCCCACTGCCGATGCCGACAGCCTCGCCGACCGCCTGCTGTCCACACTGATCCCACCGGGCGGCAACACCGACGACACCGCTCTTGTCGTCATCCGTCTATGA